The DNA region GGATCAGTTTCCTAGGTGACGAGCAGCGGATGGTTGAGGCGGCTCATGACGTCGCGCGCACGGCGTCTGCATGGGATTCTTTTGCAGGGATCGGATTTCACGGTCTGACGTGGCCAGAGCGTTAAGTCCGGACTACCGCGGCTAAGGGGCTGCAACCGCCACTCTGAAAGTCCCTGACTTACCATTCAATACAACGGATCGACCGCCTTTCGGAAAACGGATTACCAGGTCCGCGATGGGTTCGGTGGCGTCCACCGTGACGGTTTTTCCATCGTAATCCACTTCGGCTAAGCTTCTGGCCGTCCACCACTTTCCGAACTTCGCAAGTGACCCGATCCAGAGCCGCTTGGCATAGTGGTCGATCAACAGCTCTTCGAACGCGAGCTTGTGCCCCGTCACATCCGGATGGATCAGGACCACGGCTACACCGCCATTGCGAGCGATATTGTCGATTACAGTCACCGCAGCATCAAAGCGATCGCCCAGGCGTGGCGACTTTTCGTCTTCAATCGTGACTGGGAACTCCCAAATCGGAACCAGTGCCCTGTCGGAGCGTGAGTAGGTGAGTTGATAGGGTAGGTGCGTCAGCGCCAGATTGGCGGTTAAGGTTGAGGAGTAGCGATAACCTGTTGCCGCAAGTGCTTCGGGAAGCGCCGCGTGGTTTGCGAGATAGCCGGGTCGAAACGATGCGACATCGGTTCCCAGCGTCTTCTGAAGCAAAAATCGCGATACGCGCAATTCACCCAGCAGCGTGCCGTCGCGCGTTTTGCTAGCGTTTTCGACGAATGGGCGATAGTCCGGATAGTGTTCCGATCCACTTCCGGTTGGGAAAGTAGAGAACATGCGTGAGTGGGAGACGCTGTGGCTTCCCAGCTCCATGCCACGCGCTGTTTCGCGCAGTCGTTCAAGGTTGCTGTCGTTGAAGAAAACGTCATCGTTCCAGTCGCGAATGACCTTGGTTTGGATGAAGAAGGTCGCAGTCTGACCGCGATCCCTGATCGCTTTCGCATACAGCGATGCGTTAAACACGGAGCGGCTGAAATCAACGTCATGGGTGAGGATCAAACTGGCTGCCCGGCCAGCCGGCGCCGTCTCAATGAGATAGGGCCTGGCTTCACCTTCGACATAGAGATCACGGATCCAGCGATAGATGATGTCGAGGCTCGGATCGTAAGTGTTGACCGCTTGCGCCGAAACTTGTTCGGCGCGGCCATTCATCGCGCGATTGGTCAGGGCCCCGACGTCAATTCCCAGGATACAGGCACGTCCTCCGACGCGGCGACACACCGCCGCAGCGGTGCCGTCATCGAAGCCCGCGTACCGTTCGGCTGTAGTCGGTTCGATGCCGTTAGTGCCGATCTGGACTTCGGCTCTCCGCGCGTTGAAGCGGGTAAGCCGATCTCCGGGGTTGAGGGACGGGTCCAGCCATCGGATTTCCGAACGCCCCCTCCCAGCCTCTTGTGATGCGATGCCGAACAGTTCTTCCAGCCCTCCGCCCGCCAGATCGAAGGTCAGTACCGTTCCCCCGCTTCGCACATGATCAGCCAGTCCGCGAAGCGCCTCGGCGCTCAACACCCGCCCAGAGATGGTCGGATACGTCAGCACAACGTCGTGCCGGAGCGCCCGCTTCGGGTCCTGGGTCAAGGTGAAGGGTATGCCGTGCGCCTTGAATCCGCGCACCAGGCCCAGCCAATCAGACGCAGGATCTGTCACCAAAACCGCTAACCGGCTGGAACCTCCTTTGTCATAGCTGCCAAGATCTTCTGCTACGGCGGGTGCGACCTGTGTGTCGTTCGACGGCCCTTCGACACCCTCAAATCTGTAAATTGCTGTGCCAATCTCGTCGTGCAGCATCCACGCCGCTATTGCTGCAGCGACGACAAAGGCCGCAATCACGAGTTTTTTCATACGGGCTCTTATGCAGTTCGGGGATGAAGAACTTCAAGCCATTTCGCGTTGCGCGTGAGCCTAATCTCGAGCCATCCAAACGATAGGTACGGGCTCCGCTACGTAGCCCATTGCTTCAAACGCGCTGACGTGCTCCCCTGAAATGTGACCGCTTTTTGGTAGAGTCTGACGCAAGGAGTCGGACGATATGAAGCGAAGCAGGTTCAACGAAGAGCAGATCATTGCGATCTTGAAGGAGCAGGAAGCTGGGATGGCGACGGCGGAGGTTTGCCGCCGTCACGGGATCAGCTCGGCGACATTCTACAAGTGGAAGTCGAAGTTCGGCGGTCTGGATGTGTCCGAAGCCCGGCGACTGCGGTCGCTCGAGGAGGAGAACTCCCGGCTGAAGAAGCTGCTGGCCGAGGCCATGCTGGACAATGCCGTGTTGAAGGATCTGGCATCAAAAAAATGGTAACGCCCGGCGCTAAGCGGGAAGCCATCGCCCATGCCCGGGAGCATCACGGGGTGAGCGAGCGTCGGGCGTGTGCATTGGTTGGTGTGAGCCGCAGGGTGATCCGTTACGAGCCGACAAGGCCGGATGATGGAGCGCTGCGGCAGCGGTTGCGTGAGCTGGCGGCGGAACGCCGCCGGTTCGGCTATCGCCGCCTGGGCTACCTGCTGGCGCGGGAGGGCATCACACCCAATCACAAGAAGCTGCTGCGCATCTACCGCGAGGAAGGGCTGCGGGTGCGTCGCCGTGGCGGGCGCAAGAGGGCGCTGGGCACGCGCAGGCCGATGGTGCTGCCGGATGGTCCGAACCAGCGTTGGTCGCTCGACTTCGTCTCTGACAGCCTGATCTGCGGTCGGCGCTTCCGCATCCTGTGCGTGGTCGATGATTACACACGCGAGTGCCTGGCGCTGGTGGCCGATACGTCGCTGTCGGGGGCACGGGTGGCCCGGGAACTGACTGGCCTGATGGGCATGCGCGGCAAGCCGCACACGGTGGTCAGCGACAATGGCACCGAACTGACCTCGTCGGCGATCCTGCGCTGGTCGCAGGAGCGCCGGGTCGAGTGGCACTACATCGCGCCCGGCAAGCCGATGCAGAACGGCTTCGTGGAGAGCTTCAATGGCCGCCTGCGGGATGAATGCCTCAACGAGACCCTGTTCACCTCGCTGGCCCATGCCCGGTTCGTGCTCGCTGCCTGGCGGCACGATTACAACACAGTCAGGCCACACTCCAAACTGGGCGGCAAAACCCCCGCCGAGATCGCCGGCCAACGTGTCTGGGGGCATGCCCCCAGACACGTTGCCAACCCATCAAACAACCATCATGAAGGAGCGAGACTCTACCTCTGAATGGTAACAATCAGGGGAGCACGTCACCGTCCTCCTTGAGCTGAATGAGTTCCGTCGCGAAATTGTCGGGGATCGGTAGATCGGTGGTGAGTCTCGGCGGGCTCGCCCGATAACCCACCATGTCGCTCAAATAGCGTGAGCGTTAGAGCGAGAATAAATTGGCGCTCAACAGTTCCGCGTGCACTTCCTCTCTTCGATCATCAGAAGTTGCTCAAATCGGCCTTGATCGTGCGCCGCACCTCAGCCGAGGCTGGTCCGAGCGCTGCTGGTTGGCGGACGCCCGGCAGGATCGCGACATCATAGAGTTCGGTCACGATCCCTTCGAAATTGATCGTGTGCATGACGGCGCCGGTGGCAAGGTCGATGAAGTAGATCCCGGCGCGCGGGTTCATCTTGCGCTGTTCCAGCGCATCATCGAGCGCCAGACCGCTGAAGGTTTTGTTATCGCGCGGCAGCGACATGCCGACCGCCGCGACATTGCCCATGAAGGCCAGCCCGCGAAGGTAGCCCGGGCAAAAGGTAATCGGCACGAAGGCGCCTTTTGCAAAATCGACATGGCCAAATTCGCCCGTGCCGCTGTTGTGCAGATACAGCTTACCCTCTTGCCAGCGCGGCGAGTGCGGCATGGACAGTCCCGAGCAGATGATCTCGTTGCTCTCCACGTCCATGACTAGCCCCTGACCGCGGCGTCCATCGCGCCAGCCATCGAAGGTGTCTGACTGGCTCACCATCGTGACATAGGCCGGCTTGCCATCGCGCATGGCGAGGCCGTTCAGGTGGCAACGGTCCTCAGGCACCAGCCGCGAGATGAACGGCGGCTTCCAAATTGGCCGAAAACTGTGATCCGGGTCGGGCCGGGCAAGACAATTGAACAGCGTGTTGACAAAGACTGGCGAACCCTCGCTGTCTACCGCCAGATCATGGATGTCCAGATCGCCGGTAAAGTAGCTAGTACGCGGCGCAAACAGCGCGTCGGATTGCTTGGGGCCAAACCCGCCGGGATCCAGCACATCGCTCATGCGGTAGAGCTGGACATCGCTCGAGACCCACACATCCCGGGCCCGTCCGGTCTGCTCGTCGAGCTTTACGCCCATACCAAGGCAGCGGCCGATATTGCGGTTGTAGCTCCAGAACTTGCCGCTGCTATCCAGCCCGAAGAAAATCAGCTTGCCAACCTGATAGGTCGTGACGGCAAGGCTGGCATTCTGCGTAGCCAACCAAGCTTCGAGCCCGCGCGACAGGTTGACCGAGAATTGCGGGGCCTGAGGTGCCTTGCCGCTATCAGAAAGTGGCGATGCGTCGGTCATACTCTGGTCACTCACATGGTCGTGTTGCGTGCCATCGCGGCTGCTAGTTTGGGACCAGAATAAGCGGAGCGCGCCGGCACTGTAATGTTGGCCAGCGCAAAGAGTGTGGCCGGCATCGCTTAAGACGAAATA from uncultured Erythrobacter sp. includes:
- a CDS encoding polysaccharide deacetylase family protein — encoded protein: MKKLVIAAFVVAAAIAAWMLHDEIGTAIYRFEGVEGPSNDTQVAPAVAEDLGSYDKGGSSRLAVLVTDPASDWLGLVRGFKAHGIPFTLTQDPKRALRHDVVLTYPTISGRVLSAEALRGLADHVRSGGTVLTFDLAGGGLEELFGIASQEAGRGRSEIRWLDPSLNPGDRLTRFNARRAEVQIGTNGIEPTTAERYAGFDDGTAAAVCRRVGGRACILGIDVGALTNRAMNGRAEQVSAQAVNTYDPSLDIIYRWIRDLYVEGEARPYLIETAPAGRAASLILTHDVDFSRSVFNASLYAKAIRDRGQTATFFIQTKVIRDWNDDVFFNDSNLERLRETARGMELGSHSVSHSRMFSTFPTGSGSEHYPDYRPFVENASKTRDGTLLGELRVSRFLLQKTLGTDVASFRPGYLANHAALPEALAATGYRYSSTLTANLALTHLPYQLTYSRSDRALVPIWEFPVTIEDEKSPRLGDRFDAAVTVIDNIARNGGVAVVLIHPDVTGHKLAFEELLIDHYAKRLWIGSLAKFGKWWTARSLAEVDYDGKTVTVDATEPIADLVIRFPKGGRSVVLNGKSGTFRVAVAAP
- a CDS encoding TIGR03032 family protein, translating into MTDASPLSDSGKAPQAPQFSVNLSRGLEAWLATQNASLAVTTYQVGKLIFFGLDSSGKFWSYNRNIGRCLGMGVKLDEQTGRARDVWVSSDVQLYRMSDVLDPGGFGPKQSDALFAPRTSYFTGDLDIHDLAVDSEGSPVFVNTLFNCLARPDPDHSFRPIWKPPFISRLVPEDRCHLNGLAMRDGKPAYVTMVSQSDTFDGWRDGRRGQGLVMDVESNEIICSGLSMPHSPRWQEGKLYLHNSGTGEFGHVDFAKGAFVPITFCPGYLRGLAFMGNVAAVGMSLPRDNKTFSGLALDDALEQRKMNPRAGIYFIDLATGAVMHTINFEGIVTELYDVAILPGVRQPAALGPASAEVRRTIKADLSNF
- a CDS encoding IS3 family transposase (programmed frameshift), encoding MKRSRFNEEQIIAILKEQEAGMATAEVCRRHGISSATFYKWKSKFGGLDVSEARRLRSLEEENSRLKKLLAEAMLDNAVLKDLAFKKMVTPGAKREAIAHAREHHGVSERRACALVGVSRRVIRYEPTRPDDGALRQRLRELAAERRRFGYRRLGYLLAREGITPNHKKLLRIYREEGLRVRRRGGRKRALGTRRPMVLPDGPNQRWSLDFVSDSLICGRRFRILCVVDDYTRECLALVADTSLSGARVARELTGLMGMRGKPHTVVSDNGTELTSSAILRWSQERRVEWHYIAPGKPMQNGFVESFNGRLRDECLNETLFTSLAHARFVLAAWRHDYNTVRPHSKLGGKTPAEIAGQRVWGHAPRHVANPSNNHHEGARLYL